GTCCTGAAAGACGCTCCGGTCCTGCTCCTGGATGAAGCGACGAGCGCGCTTGACGCGGAGAGCGAACGGCTGGTGCAGCAGGCGCTCGACAAGCTGATGGAAGGCCGCACGACGCTGGTGATTGCCCACCGTCTGGCAACGGTCCTGAAGGCCGACCGGATTGTGGTGATGGAAGACGGCCGCATCGTCGAAACCGGCACACATGCCGAGCTAACGGCCGCCGGCGGGCTCTACGCCAAGCTGGCCCGGCTGCAATTCGATGCCGAGCAGGAGGCTCTGGCGGGGTAGCGCCGCGAGCGACAGGCGCACCTGGAACTGCCGATCCCGGAAAACGATTCTGTCGTCGAAAATAAAAAAGGGCGGCCTGCTGGCCGCCCTTTTTGATTCAATCCATCCGTGGAACGCTCTGGCTCCGATCAAACGTCGTCCGGCACCGCAACGGTGTAGTTGAGCGGCATGCGTCCGCCATCTGCGAAGATTGTCTGGCCCGTGACATAGCCGGCATCGCTGGACGCGAGGAATGCGGCAACCCCGGCGATTTCGGCCGGCTCGCCGATACGCAGCATCGGGGTGCGCGACATGATCCGGTTCTTGGCTGCCGGATCGGAATTCACCGAAGCCAGCATCTCCGTCATGATCGAGCCCGGGCCGATTGCGTTGACGCGAATGCCGTATTGGGCCAGCGACAGGGCCGCGGTCTTGGTCAGCTGGCTCATGCCACCCTTGGAAACGCAATAGGGCACCTGGTTCGGGATCGCCAGAACCGAGTTTACCGACGACATGTTGATGATGCAGCCGGGCTCACCGCCGCCCTGCACCTTCTCGACCATGTGCCGGGCAACCGCCTGGGCACACAGGAAGGCGCCTTTCAGGTTGATCGACAGCACCCGGTCGAAATCATCTTCTTCAAGTTCGAGGAAATCGGCGCCAACGACGATACCGGCATTGTTCACCAGGACGTCGATGTCGCCATAGGCGTTGAGCGTTTCGGCGACCAGGTTGCGCACATCGAGACGCTCGGCGACGTTGCAATGAATGTACATTGCCTCGCCCTGGGTCTTCAGATCTTCCGCAGCAGCTTCGCCGGCATCATCATCCACATCGGCAATCACGACCTTTGCGCCATCGGCGACAAAACGCTTGGCGATGGCAAAGCCGATTCCACGGGCTGCGCCGGTAATGATGGCGACCTTATTCTCCAAAGACACGGAAACCTCACGGTTGCTAGTATTGTGACCAGCCGCGAAAAGACGCGGGCCGCGCTGCGGCGGCCCGACCTTAAGTGGCAAAATCAGCTCTGTCGATGGCCCTTCTCGGGCTCCAGCAACGTCACCTGGTTGTTTCAGGCGGAAATCCCGTGGGATTTCAAGGCGTCGCTGATCTCATCCAAAATTGCCGGATCATCAATCGTCGCCGGCATCTTGTAGCTTTCGCCATCCGCTATCTGACGCATCGTGCCGCGCAGGATCTTGCCGGAGCGGGTTTTCGGCAGCCGGTCGACCGTTATGGCGATCTTGAACGCGGCGACCGGTCCGATCTTTTCGCGCACCAGCTTCACCAGCTCCTTCTCGATGTCGTCATGGGAGCGCTCGACACCGGCCTTCAGAACCACAAAACCGCAGGGCAGCTGCCCCTTCAGCTTGTCGGCGATGCCGATCACCGCACATTCCGCCACATCCTGGTGTGTCGCCAGCACCTCTTCCATGCCACCGGTCGACAGACGGTGGCCGGCAACATTGATGATGTCGTCGGTGCGCGCCATGATCGACAGGTAACCATCGTCATCGATCACACCCGCATCGGCTGTCTTGTAGTAGCCGGGGAACTCGGCGAGGTAGGAATCGAAGAAACGCTTGTCCGCATTCCAGAGCGTCGGCAGACAGCCAGGCGGCATCGGCAGCTTGACCACGATGTTGCCGAGCGTGTTGGCACCAAGCGGATGGCCCGCATCGTCCAGCACCTGAACGTCGTAGCCCGGCATCGGCACGGTCGGCGAACCGGGCTTCACCGGCAGCGATCCAAGCCCGAGCGGATTGCCCACGATGCACCAGCCGGTTTCCGTCTGCCACCAGTGGTCGATCACCGGCACCTGAAGCTGGTCGATGGCCCAGTTGACGGTTTCCGGATCGGCACGCTCACCGGCGAGGAACAGCGACCGGTACTGGGACAGATCGTATTTCTTGATGAGTTCTCCATTCGGATCTTCCTTGCGAATCGCGCGGAAGGCCGTCGGGGCGGTGAACAGGGAAACCACGTTATGGTCCGAAATCACCCGCCAGAACGTTCCGGCATCCGGCGTGCCGACGGGCTTGCCCTCGAACACGATCGTGGTGCAGCCATGCAGCAGCGGTGCATAGCAGATATAGGAATGTCCAACGACCCAGCCGACATCGGAGGCGGCCCAGAAGACCTCGCCCGGCTCGACGTCATAGAGGTTCTTCATGGTCCATTTGAGCGCGACCATGTGGCCGCCATTGTCGCGCACCACGCCTTTCGGCTGACCGGTCGTTCCGGACGTATAAAGAATGTAGAGCGGGTCGCTCGCCTTGACCGGCACCGGCGCAATCCGGCGCCCCGCGGCAACGGCATCTTCCACCAGCTTGCCAAGATCGTGGTCGCGGCCATCCAGAAGCTCTGCGACCTGTTCTTCCCGCTGGAAGACAAGGCAGCTTGAGGGCTTGTGGGCGGCCAGTTCGATTGCCTGGTCGAGCAGCGGCTTGTAGGCAATCACCCGGCCCGGCTCGAGACCACAGGAGGCTGCGATGATCGCCTTCGGGGCCGCGTCGTCGATCCGTGTTGCCAGTTCGTTGGCGGCAAAGCCGCCGAATACCACGGAGTGGATGACGCCAAGGCGGGCGCAGGCCAGCATCGCCATCACCGCTTGCGGGATCATCGGCATGTAGATGATCGCCCGGTCCCCCTTTTCGAGGCCCTGGTCGGCCAGGACGCAGGCCATGGCCTCGACCTCTTCCAGAAGCTCCGAATAGGTGTAGGTGGCTGTCTTGCCGGTGATCGGGCTGTCATAGATCAGGGCAGGCTGACCCGGACGGCCACGCTCCACATGACGGTCAAGGCAGTTGTAACACGTGTTGCATTCCCAGTCGGGGAACCAGCGGCCGTATTGCCCCTCATCGGGATCGAACACCTTGTCGCCCGTCGACACCCAGTCGATCTCGTCCGCCGCCGACTTCCAGAACCCGAGCGGATCGTCCTTCCAGCCCTGATAGACCTCGTGATACCGGCTTGCCATGATGTGTCCTCCCAAACGGCCGCCTGCGGGGGATCGCGATCCCCTGCTCTTTGGGCCTAGAGTGCTGTAAGGGCACCCAAAAAGGCAAGCCTAACCCTTTAGGCAATTAGACGGTCGGGACTTTACGTAAACCTTCTGGCGTGATTGTCTGCCCGCCCCTTCTGAATTTTCATCGCGATACTGCTGCCCATGACCCCGATTGCCGATCCCTGGTTCTATGCTGCCGCCATTCCGGCGGTGTTTTTTGTCGGCTTGTCCAAGGGCGGCTTCGGCGGCACCTTCGCCATGCTCGGCGTGCCCATCATGTCTCTGGTGATTTCACCGCTCCAGGCCGCCGGTATCATGCTGCCGATCCTGATCGTCATGGATGTGGTGGCCCTGCTCGCCTACAAGGGCCGCGCGGACTGGAAATGCCTCGTCATCCTGCTGCCGGCCGCCGTCCTGGGGATCGGCATCGGCTGGGCAACGGCGGCCTATGTCAACGATGACTTCGTGCTGTTTCTGATCGGCGTGATGTCACTCGCCTTTGTCGCCGATTATGTCTTCAAGCAACGCAAGGCAACCGGGGCTGCCAACCACAATCTGCCCAAGGGCACGTTCTGGGGAACCGTCGCCGGGTTCACCAGCTTCATCAGCCACACGGGCGGCCCTCCCTTCCAGATGTACATGCTGCCGCTTCGCCTGGCACCCCTGCTGTTTGCCGGCACCGCCGTCATCTTTTTCGCAACCGTGAATGCGATCAAACTCGTGCCCTATTTCCTGCTCGGGCAGTTCGACACGACCAACCTGTCGACTTCGGTGACGCTGTTCCCGGTCGCGTTGATTGCCACCCTGGTCGGGGTCCAGCTGGTCAAGATCGTCAAGGCGGATACGTTTTATGCCATCATCTACATTTTCATGGGGCTGATCGGCGCAAAGCTTGCCTATGACGGCCTGATGGGCCTGCTGGCGGGATGAAAAAGTTGGTGTGACGCAAATTCGACGAGGCTAACCGCAAGGCGAATTGCACAGGAAATGGTTTCCGGTTTTCATGAGAAAAACGCCGGGAGGATGACCATGGACGCTGCTGCCAACCCGTTCACGCAGGGGCTTGAGAAAAACACGGCCAACTACGCTGCGCTGAGCCCGCTCAGCTTCCTTGCCCGAGCGGCAGATGTTTTTCCCGAAACCATCGCGATCGTCCATGGCAACCAGCGGACCGACTATCGCACCTTCTATGATCGTGCCCGCCGGCTTGCCTCGGCGTTGACCGGGCTTGGCGTCAGCAAGAACGATACGGTCAGCGTCATGCTGTCCAACGTGCCGCCGATGCTGGAGGCGCATTACGGCGTGCCGATGGCCGGTGCCGTGCTGCATTCGATGAACACACGCCTGGACGCGGCCATCATTGCCTTCCAGCTGGATCACTCCGATTGCAAGGTGCTGATCACCGACCGGGAATACGCAACAGTGGTCAAGGAAGCCCTGTCTCTGGCATCCGTTTCGCCCACGGTGATCGACTATTCCGATCCGGAATTTCCCCAGGACGGCGAGCGTCTCGGAGAAATCGACTACGAGGCCTTTGTGCAATCGGGCGATCCGGAATTTGCCTGGGCCCTGCCGCAAGACGAATGGGACGCCATCACGCTCAACTATACATCCGGAACCACCGGCAACCCGAAAGGCGTGGTCTACCATCATCGCGGTGCCTATCTGCTGGCCCAGGCCAATGTCATCACCGCTTCAATGGCAAAACACCCCGTCTATCTGTGGACGCTGCCGATGTTCCACTGCAATGGCTGGTGTTTTCCCTGGTCGCTGTCACTCGTCGCCGGCACGCATGTCTGCCTCAGATGGGTGCGGCCGAAAACCATGTGGGACCTGATTGCCGACGAGGATGTCACCCATCTCTGCGGCGCTCCGATCATCATGTCCACACTCCTGAACGCGGCCCCGGAAGACAAACGGGACCTGGACCGCGAGGTGGAATTCTTCACTGCGGCAGCACCGCCGCCGGAAAGCGTCCTGGCGGCCATGAAGACGGCCGGTTTCAACGTCACCCACCTCTATGGCCTGACGGAGGTCTACGGTCCGGCAGTCGTCAATGACTGGAAACGGGAATGGGACGCGCTTGCCTCCGATCAACAGGCCCAGAAAAAGGCACGCCAGGGCGTGCGGTACGTTGCCCTGGAGGACCTGACGGTGCTCGACCCGGAAACGCTGGAGCCGGTACCGGCAGATGGCGAGACCCTTGGCGAAGTCATGTTCCGCGGCAATGTTGTCATGAAAGGCTATCTGAAAAACCCGGAAGCAACCGACAAGGCCTTCAAGGGCGGCTGGTTCCATTCAGGCGACCTCGGGGTGCTTTACCCGGACGGATATATCCAGCTGAAGGACCGGTCCAAGGACATCATCATCTCTGGCGGGGAAAACATCTCCTCGATCGAGGTGGAGGAGGTTCTCTACAAACATGCCGATGTCACGGCCGCCGCAGTGGTTGCCCGTCCGGACGAGAAATGGGGTGAGACCCCTTGCGCCTTTGTCGAGATGAAACCCGGATCGTCGGCCAGCGAAGCGGATCTGATCGCCTTCTGCCGCCACCATCTGGCCGGCTTCAAGGCCCCCAGGACCATCGTCTTCTGCGACCTGCCCAAGACATCCACCGGCAAGATCCAGAAATTCGCGCTCCGGGAACAGGCAAAGGCTCTCTAGATTTTTCGAGAACGAGCAGACCCTCACCCGGAAAAAATCGTCATCCTGCAGCCCTCCTCAGGATAAGTATAGTGGCTGGGCGCATGCTGCATTTTCGAAGCAACTCGATGCTTTCCCCTTATACGCACTATACAAATAAAACAAAAACGCCGCGCAAAGCGCGGCGTTTTGATTTTATGGCATGTCCGCCTAGTGGAGCGTTACATCTTGCCGTATTCGCTCGATCTCGTCCTTGATCTTGAGCTTTTGTCGTTTCATGTCAGCCAATTCCAGGGAGTCAGTACTCGGATGCAACAGAGCGTCTTCAATCCTGCGTTCCATTTCCGCGTGACGGCGCTCGAGTTCTGCGAGATGCGACTGCATTGACATGGAAAAAACCTCCTGTCTGTTGGCTCAACATCTTCATCGTGCCACAGAAATTCCGGCCTTGTCGATTGCAGATTCCGCATACCTGAAGCGTTTCGCCGTCAAATAATGCATTCTGGCGACTATCCTTACGAAACCCTAAAAAGCGGCGTGGAATTAACCAGTTCAAAACTCACGAAAATTCCCCTTGAAAGATTTGCCAGTTCACAACTTTTCCCCGCGCGCTTTTTTCGCAGTTCCTTTCCGGCCGGACCATTTTCAACTGCAGCAATTTGCACGACAAATCCGGTGCTGATGCGTCTTGCCAAAGCCTTGCCCAGCCGTATTTCCGGATCGTCCCCAATGCCCTGAGGAGATCTGGCTGCAAATTCCGGACGCGCATCTGCCAAAGATGCTATCTTGCCCGAGTTCGGTGAAATGGATTAGGACTATCGTCCTGTTTTGGGGGACATGAATGGCGCAACAGGACAGTGAAACCTTGCGTATGGAACTGGCGCAGCTGCGGCAGGAGCATCGGGACCTTGACGTGGCCGTCGAAGCACTCGCGGCAACGTCCAACCACGACGTTCTGCAGCTGCAACGGTTGAAGAAGAAGAAGCTGATGATCAAGGATCGGATCTCCGTTCTGGAAGACCAGCTGTTCCCGGACATCATCGCCTGATTGCCACGCTCTGAGCGGCCTGGTCCTCTATTTCAAAAATTCCCCGTTTCCGGCGATTCGCGCTTGCGATGTGGCCGTTGCTGCCTATACTCCGCGGCTCTTCTGAGCCCGCCGGAACCTGGAGCGTGAAATGGCACAAGCGGATGTCGCAATCATCATGGGCAGTCAGTCGGACTGGCCGACAATGAAACACGCGGCGGATACGCTTGATCAGCTGGGGGTCAGCTACGAAGCGCGGATCGTCTCGGCCCACCGCACACCCGACCGCATGTATGAGTTTGCCAAAGGCGCCAAGGCGGAAGGGTTCAAGATCATCATCGCAGGCGCCGGCGGCGCTGCCCACCTTCCTGGCATGACCGCCTCGCTGACACCGCTGCCCGTTTTCGGTGTTCCGGTCGAGAGCCGGGCGCTGTCCGGCGAAGACAGTCTTCTGTCCATTGTCCAGATGCCGGCAGGCATTCCCGTCGGCACGCTGGCAATCGGCAAGGCTGGTGCCACAAATGCAGCCCTTCTGGCCGCCGCCGTGCTCGGCCTGACGGATCAGGCCGTCGCCGACGCACTCGACACGTACCGATCGAACCGCACGGCTGCGGTGGCCGAGGCCCCGACCGACGACTGACCCCGTAAGACCGGCAATAACAGGACCGTCCGACATGAGCGACACACCCCGGCTGGCCCCAGGCGACACGATAGGCATTCTCGGCGGCGGCCAGCTCGGCCGCATGCTGGCGCAGTCGGCGGCCAGCCTCGGCCTGAAGGCCCATATCTACTGCCCCGATCCGGCCAGCCCCGCTTTCGATGTCAGCGAGACCTTTACCGTCGCACCCTATGAAGACGCCGACGCGCTCGACCTGTTTGCCAGTTCCGTTGCAGCCGTCACCTACGAGTTTGAAAACGTTCCCGGTGCGACGGCCGCCCATCTCGATGCGCGGGTCCCGGTCCGCCCCGGCGTGCGCGCCCTGGAAGTTGCCCAGGATCGTCTGTCGGAAAAACAGTTCCTGTCCGGCGCCGGCGTTGCCATTGCAGATTACGCCGACATCCAGTCCCAGGCCGATCTCGACGCGGCCGTTGCGCGGTTCGGTGGCGCAGGCGTCCTGAAGACCCGCCGCTTTGGTTATGACGGCAAGGGGCAGAAGATGATCCGCAGCACCAACGATGCCGACGGCGCCTTCGACGCGCTTGGCGCCGTGCCTATGGTTCTGGAGCAGCTGATCGGCTTTGATTGCGAAGTCTCCGTGATTGTGGCTCGCGACGTCGACGGCCACACCGCCTGTTACGACATTGCCCGCAACCACCACGAAAACCACATCCTGAAGACATCGACGGTGCCGGCCGGCGTCACGGAGGCAACGGCCTCGACGGCACGCGCCATGGCGGAGAAGATCGTTACGGGTCTTGATTATGTCGGGGTCATGGGCGTCGAGATGTTCCTGGTTCGCGACGAAAAAGGCGAACGGCTGCTGGTCAACGAGATCGCCCCCCGGGTGCACAATTCCGGTCACTGGACCCAGGATGCCTGCCTCTGCTCGCAGTTCGACCAGCATATCCGTGCGGTCGCCGGCTGGCCGCTCGGCTCCGCGGACCGGCACTCGGACGCGGTCATGGAGAACCTGA
This genomic interval from Labrenzia sp. VG12 contains the following:
- a CDS encoding 5-(carboxyamino)imidazole ribonucleotide synthase — protein: MSDTPRLAPGDTIGILGGGQLGRMLAQSAASLGLKAHIYCPDPASPAFDVSETFTVAPYEDADALDLFASSVAAVTYEFENVPGATAAHLDARVPVRPGVRALEVAQDRLSEKQFLSGAGVAIADYADIQSQADLDAAVARFGGAGVLKTRRFGYDGKGQKMIRSTNDADGAFDALGAVPMVLEQLIGFDCEVSVIVARDVDGHTACYDIARNHHENHILKTSTVPAGVTEATASTARAMAEKIVTGLDYVGVMGVEMFLVRDEKGERLLVNEIAPRVHNSGHWTQDACLCSQFDQHIRAVAGWPLGSADRHSDAVMENLIGFDADSWQEVLREPASRLHLYGKAETREGRKMGHVNRISKQSV
- a CDS encoding SDR family NAD(P)-dependent oxidoreductase — encoded protein: MSLENKVAIITGAARGIGFAIAKRFVADGAKVVIADVDDDAGEAAAEDLKTQGEAMYIHCNVAERLDVRNLVAETLNAYGDIDVLVNNAGIVVGADFLELEEDDFDRVLSINLKGAFLCAQAVARHMVEKVQGGGEPGCIINMSSVNSVLAIPNQVPYCVSKGGMSQLTKTAALSLAQYGIRVNAIGPGSIMTEMLASVNSDPAAKNRIMSRTPMLRIGEPAEIAGVAAFLASSDAGYVTGQTIFADGGRMPLNYTVAVPDDV
- the purE gene encoding 5-(carboxyamino)imidazole ribonucleotide mutase: MAQADVAIIMGSQSDWPTMKHAADTLDQLGVSYEARIVSAHRTPDRMYEFAKGAKAEGFKIIIAGAGGAAHLPGMTASLTPLPVFGVPVESRALSGEDSLLSIVQMPAGIPVGTLAIGKAGATNAALLAAAVLGLTDQAVADALDTYRSNRTAAVAEAPTDD
- a CDS encoding acyl-CoA synthetase; amino-acid sequence: MTMDAAANPFTQGLEKNTANYAALSPLSFLARAADVFPETIAIVHGNQRTDYRTFYDRARRLASALTGLGVSKNDTVSVMLSNVPPMLEAHYGVPMAGAVLHSMNTRLDAAIIAFQLDHSDCKVLITDREYATVVKEALSLASVSPTVIDYSDPEFPQDGERLGEIDYEAFVQSGDPEFAWALPQDEWDAITLNYTSGTTGNPKGVVYHHRGAYLLAQANVITASMAKHPVYLWTLPMFHCNGWCFPWSLSLVAGTHVCLRWVRPKTMWDLIADEDVTHLCGAPIIMSTLLNAAPEDKRDLDREVEFFTAAAPPPESVLAAMKTAGFNVTHLYGLTEVYGPAVVNDWKREWDALASDQQAQKKARQGVRYVALEDLTVLDPETLEPVPADGETLGEVMFRGNVVMKGYLKNPEATDKAFKGGWFHSGDLGVLYPDGYIQLKDRSKDIIISGGENISSIEVEEVLYKHADVTAAAVVARPDEKWGETPCAFVEMKPGSSASEADLIAFCRHHLAGFKAPRTIVFCDLPKTSTGKIQKFALREQAKAL
- a CDS encoding sulfite exporter TauE/SafE family protein, with translation MTPIADPWFYAAAIPAVFFVGLSKGGFGGTFAMLGVPIMSLVISPLQAAGIMLPILIVMDVVALLAYKGRADWKCLVILLPAAVLGIGIGWATAAYVNDDFVLFLIGVMSLAFVADYVFKQRKATGAANHNLPKGTFWGTVAGFTSFISHTGGPPFQMYMLPLRLAPLLFAGTAVIFFATVNAIKLVPYFLLGQFDTTNLSTSVTLFPVALIATLVGVQLVKIVKADTFYAIIYIFMGLIGAKLAYDGLMGLLAG
- a CDS encoding YdcH family protein yields the protein MAQQDSETLRMELAQLRQEHRDLDVAVEALAATSNHDVLQLQRLKKKKLMIKDRISVLEDQLFPDIIA
- a CDS encoding propionyl-CoA synthetase codes for the protein MASRYHEVYQGWKDDPLGFWKSAADEIDWVSTGDKVFDPDEGQYGRWFPDWECNTCYNCLDRHVERGRPGQPALIYDSPITGKTATYTYSELLEEVEAMACVLADQGLEKGDRAIIYMPMIPQAVMAMLACARLGVIHSVVFGGFAANELATRIDDAAPKAIIAASCGLEPGRVIAYKPLLDQAIELAAHKPSSCLVFQREEQVAELLDGRDHDLGKLVEDAVAAGRRIAPVPVKASDPLYILYTSGTTGQPKGVVRDNGGHMVALKWTMKNLYDVEPGEVFWAASDVGWVVGHSYICYAPLLHGCTTIVFEGKPVGTPDAGTFWRVISDHNVVSLFTAPTAFRAIRKEDPNGELIKKYDLSQYRSLFLAGERADPETVNWAIDQLQVPVIDHWWQTETGWCIVGNPLGLGSLPVKPGSPTVPMPGYDVQVLDDAGHPLGANTLGNIVVKLPMPPGCLPTLWNADKRFFDSYLAEFPGYYKTADAGVIDDDGYLSIMARTDDIINVAGHRLSTGGMEEVLATHQDVAECAVIGIADKLKGQLPCGFVVLKAGVERSHDDIEKELVKLVREKIGPVAAFKIAITVDRLPKTRSGKILRGTMRQIADGESYKMPATIDDPAILDEISDALKSHGISA
- a CDS encoding YdcH family protein; translation: MSMQSHLAELERRHAEMERRIEDALLHPSTDSLELADMKRQKLKIKDEIERIRQDVTLH